A genomic region of Arachis hypogaea cultivar Tifrunner chromosome 5, arahy.Tifrunner.gnm2.J5K5, whole genome shotgun sequence contains the following coding sequences:
- the LOC112800081 gene encoding secretory carrier-associated membrane protein 4-like — MNRHQDPNPFEEEVNPFSNGAGAPGSKSRIPQMSSEPVGFGQRHDATVDIPLDVTTDSKKKGQELAAWEADLKRREKEIKRREEAVAKAGVPVDDKNWPPFFPIIHHDIANEIPVHAQRLQYLAFASWLGIVLCLVFNVVAVIVCWIRGGGSKIFFLAVIYALLGVPLSYVLWYRPLYRAMSTDSALKFGWFFLFYLIHIAFCIFAAIAPPVVFHGKSLTGILAAIDVFSDHVLVGIFYLVGFGLFCLEALLSLWVLQKIYLYFRGHK, encoded by the exons ATGAATCGCCACCAGGATCCTAATCCGTTCGAAGAAGAAGTTAATCCTTTCTCG AATGGTGCTGGTGCTCCTGGATCAAAATCACGTATTCCACAAATGTCATCTGAACCAGTGGGCTTTGGCCAAAGACATGATGCTACAGTTGATATTCCTTTGGACGTTACAACT GACTCTAAGAAAAAGGGACAAGAGCTAGCAGCTTGGGAAGCAGATTTGAAAAGGAGAGAGAAG gaaataaaaagaagagaagaagctgTTGCTAAAG CTGGTGTGCCTGTTGATGATAAGAATTGGCCTCCATTTTTCCCAATCATTCACCATGATATTGCCAATGAGATACCAGTTCATGCTCAGAGGCTGCAATATTTGGCCTTTGCAAGTTGGTTAG GAATTGTTCTATGCCTAGTTTTTAATGTAGTTGCTGTGATTGTCTGTTGGATCAGAGGCGGCG GCTCTAAAATTTTTTTCCTTGCGGTTATTTATGCTCTTCTTGGGGTTCCACTTTCATACGTGCTTTGGTACAGGCCCCTCTATCGTGCTATGAG TACGGATAGTGCACTGAAGTTTGGTTGGTTTTTCTTGTTCTACTTG ATTCatattgcattttgcatctttgcTGCAATTGCGCCTCCTGTTGTTTTTCATGGAAAATCATTAAC GGGCATTCTTGCGGCAATCGATGTTTTCTCAGACCATGTATTGGTTGGG ATATTCTACTTGGTTGGATTTGGTCTATTTTGCTTGGAGGCTCTTCTAAGCTTGTGGGTGCTTCAG AAAATATACTTGTATTTCCGGGGACATAAGTGA